The Arachis ipaensis cultivar K30076 chromosome B07, Araip1.1, whole genome shotgun sequence genome includes a window with the following:
- the LOC107608936 gene encoding mitochondrial substrate carrier family protein B isoform X1, with product MQTEARVGVAVEGGVRKLVQPPQQKPQQLGTVSQLLAGGVAGALAKTCTAPLARLTILFQVQGMHSNVATLRKLSIWSEASRIIHEEGFRAFWKGNLVTIAHRLPYSSVNFYAYEHYKKLLKTIPVLQSHTDNVSADLCIQFVGGGLAGITASASTYPLDLVRTRLAAQTNTAYYSGIFNALQTISKEEGIFGLYKGLGTTLLTVGPSIAISFTVYESMRSYWQSNRPNDSAAVVSLACGSLSGIASSTATFPLDLVRRRKQLEGAGGRARVYTMGLFGMFRHIIRTEGLRGLYRGILPEYYKVVPGVGICFMTYDTLKKLLADISA from the exons ATGCAAACGGAGGCTAGGGTTGGCGTGGCGGTGGAGGGAGGTGTGAGGAAGCTGGTTCAGCCGCCGCAGCAGAAGCCACAGCAGCTTGGGACGGTGTCGCAGCTTCTCGCAGGAGGAGTCGCCGGCGCCCTCGCCAAGACCTGTACGGCGCCGCTTGCGAGACTCACCATCCTCTTTCAG GTTCAAGGCATGCATTCTAATGTTGCAACTTTGAGAAAACTCAGCATATGGAGTGAGGCTTCAAGAATTATTCATGAAGAGGGATTTCGAGCTTTCTGGAAAGGAAATTTGGTTACAATTGCTCACCGCCTACCCTATTCGTCTGTTAACTTTTATGCATATGAGCACTACAAGAAG TTATTGAAGACAATTCCTGTATTGCAAAGTCATACAGATAATGTCAGCGCAGATCTTTGCATACAGTTTGTAGGTGGTGGTCTGGCAGGAATAACTGCTTCTGCATCTACTTATCCGTTGGATCTTGTAAGAACACGGCTTGCTGCTCAG ACAAACACCGCATACTATAGTGGTATATTTAATGCTTTACAAACTATTAGCAAGGAAGAGGGAATATTTGGCCTTTACAAGGGACTTGGAACTACACTCTTG ACTGTAGGACCAAGTATAGCAATAAGCTTCACTGTATATGAAAGCATGAGATCTTATTGGCAATCAAATAG ACCCAATGATTCAGCTGCTGTTGTCAGTCTGGCTTGTGGCAGTCTTTCAGGCATTGCATCGTCAACAG CAACATTTCCCTTGGATCTTGTGAGGCGCCGGAAGCAACTGGAAGGGGCTGGTGGGCGAGCCCGTGTGTATACAATGGGCCTCTTTGGTATGTTCAGGCACATTATTCGGACTGAAGGTCTGCGAGGTCTATACAGAGGAATTTTGCCTGAATACTACAAGGTGGTGCCTGGTGTAGGCATTTGCTTTATGACCTACGATACACTGAAGAAGCTTTTAGCCGACATTTCTGCATAA
- the LOC107608936 gene encoding calcium-binding mitochondrial carrier protein SCaMC-1 isoform X2, which translates to MQTEARVGVAVEGGVRKLVQPPQQKPQQLGTVSQLLAGGVAGALAKTCTAPLARLTILFQVQGMHSNVATLRKLSIWSEASRIIHEEGFRAFWKGNLVTIAHRLPYSSVNFYAYEHYKKLLKTIPVLQSHTDNVSADLCIQFVGGGLAGITASASTYPLDLVRTRLAAQTNTAYYSGIFNALQTISKEEGIFGLYKGLGTTLLTVGPSIAISFTVYESMRSYWQSNRPNDSAAVVSLACGSLSGIASSTDKESLVQEVHQVSNQIDP; encoded by the exons ATGCAAACGGAGGCTAGGGTTGGCGTGGCGGTGGAGGGAGGTGTGAGGAAGCTGGTTCAGCCGCCGCAGCAGAAGCCACAGCAGCTTGGGACGGTGTCGCAGCTTCTCGCAGGAGGAGTCGCCGGCGCCCTCGCCAAGACCTGTACGGCGCCGCTTGCGAGACTCACCATCCTCTTTCAG GTTCAAGGCATGCATTCTAATGTTGCAACTTTGAGAAAACTCAGCATATGGAGTGAGGCTTCAAGAATTATTCATGAAGAGGGATTTCGAGCTTTCTGGAAAGGAAATTTGGTTACAATTGCTCACCGCCTACCCTATTCGTCTGTTAACTTTTATGCATATGAGCACTACAAGAAG TTATTGAAGACAATTCCTGTATTGCAAAGTCATACAGATAATGTCAGCGCAGATCTTTGCATACAGTTTGTAGGTGGTGGTCTGGCAGGAATAACTGCTTCTGCATCTACTTATCCGTTGGATCTTGTAAGAACACGGCTTGCTGCTCAG ACAAACACCGCATACTATAGTGGTATATTTAATGCTTTACAAACTATTAGCAAGGAAGAGGGAATATTTGGCCTTTACAAGGGACTTGGAACTACACTCTTG ACTGTAGGACCAAGTATAGCAATAAGCTTCACTGTATATGAAAGCATGAGATCTTATTGGCAATCAAATAG ACCCAATGATTCAGCTGCTGTTGTCAGTCTGGCTTGTGGCAGTCTTTCAGGCATTGCATCGTCAACAG ACAAAGAGAGTCTGGTGCAGGAAGTGCACCAAGTATCTAACCAGATTGACCCCTAG
- the LOC107608934 gene encoding protein DA1-related 2-like isoform X1 — MAPPSDINHFSHPCIYGDYSSSRSERRPSFMKWLSKLFKGGSNRGRGGRRLQEPDEENIAWRAPPRPFDDGSRAHNRENDDLGHAMSRSSAEDLKRPNAHEGYNWGTDNDDYGKALQDSLNSSAYPPYNAAPYYPRDYRKICGGCNQEILYGNCLGCLDTYFHPDCFRCHACQYPITEREFSLSGKHPYHKSCFKELTHPKCEVCFQFIPINAAGLIEYRCHPFWSQKYCPSHEYDYTSRCCSCERLEPRNVKYYRLEDGRSLCMECMESAIIDTGDCQPLYHSIRDYYEGMNMKIGQQIPMLLVAREALNEAIVGEKNAVHHMPETRGICLSEEQTITSIHRKPRHGGHRRMTRTQNQMLVRRCEVTAILVLYGLPRLLTGAILAHELMHAWLRLKGYRNLNPEVEEGICQVLSYMWLESEVMPSTSAAAASSSYPSSSSSSSKKGAKSHVENKLGEFFLNQIANDSSPAYGGGFRAANEAVNKYGLRAILDHIRYTGLLPE; from the exons ATGGCTCCTCCTTCAGATATCAATCACTTTTCTCATCCATGTATATATG GGGATTATAGTTCTTCACGCTCAGAGAGAAGGCCTAGTTTCATGAAATGGTTAAGTAAGCTTTTCAAAGGAGGGTCCAATAGAGGAAGAGGTGGCCGTCGCCTGCAAGAACCGGACGAGGAAAACATCGCTTGGCGCGCACCCCCTAGACCATTT GATGATGGTTCTAGAGCTCATAACAGGGAGAATGATGATCTCGGCCATGCGATGTCACGATCTTCAGCAGAAGATTTAAAGCGACCAAATG CACATGAAGGATATAACTGGGGGACAGACAATGATGATTATGGAAAAGCACTTCAAGATAGTTTGAActcatctgcataccctccatatAATGCTGCTCCATATTACCCCAGAGATTATAG AAAAATATGTGGAGGGTGTAACCAAGAGATACTCTATGGAAATTGTTTGGGATGCTTGGATACTTATTTTCATCCAGATTGCTTTCGTTGTCACGCTTGTCAGTATCCCATTACCGAGCGCGAG TTTTCTTTGTCAGGGAAGCATCCATATCACAAGTCCTGTTTTAAAGAGTTGACTCACCCAAAATGTGAAGTTTGCTTCCAATTT ATTCCTATAAATGCTGCTGGATTGATTGAGTATAGGTGCCACCCTTTTTGGTCCCAAAAATACTGTCCATCTCATGAATATGATTATACATCTCGCTGCTGCAGTTGCGAAAGATTGGAG CCTCGGAATGTAAAATACTATAGACTTGAAGATGGAAGAAGTTTGTGCATGGAGTGCATGGAATCTGCGATAATAGACACTGGTGATTGCCAGCCTCTTTATCATTCTATCAGAGATTACTATGAAGGGATGAATATGAAAATAGGTCAACAAATTCCCATGCTTCTTGTGGCCAGAGAAGCACTCAATGAAGCTATTGTTGGGGAGAAAAAT GCTGTTCATCACATGCCAGAAACAAGGGGCATATGCCTTTCAGAAGAGCAGACTATCACCAGT ATACATAGAAAGCCAAGACATGGAGGCCATCGACGAATGACGAGAACTCAAAATCAAATGCTGGTTAGAAGATGTGAAGTTACAGCAATTCTTGTCCTATATGGTCTTCCAAG GCTACTCACAGGTGCCATCCTTGCACATGAGTTGATGCATGCATGGTTAAGACTTAAAG GTTACCGCAACCTTAATCCTGAAGTAGAGGAAGGTATATGTCAGGTTCTCTCATACATGTGGCTTGAGTCAGAAGTAATGCCATCAACATCTGCAGCAGCAGCATCATCATCTTATCCTTCTTCATCCTCCTCTTCCTCAAAGAAAGGAGCAAAGTCTCATGTTGAAAACAAGTTGGGAGAGTTTTTCTTGAATCAGATTGCAAATGATTCTTCCCCTGCTTATGGTGGTGGCTTTAGAGCTGCAAATGAAGCTGTTAATAAATATGGTTTACGTGCCATTCTTGACCATATTCGTTACACTGGTCTTCTACCAGAGTAG
- the LOC110264984 gene encoding uncharacterized protein LOC110264984 gives MEIPLGHPKRNQGLVCRLTRSLYGLRQASWQWFNKFYYTLKQHGFRQCKSDYSLFSTGEGSSITFLLVYVDDIIIAGANNDMVQQIQQRLQSVFKLKILGDLKFFLGLEIAKSRKEISLTQRKYTLSLLEDTNFLHCKPALIPMEANIKLRAKEGDKVEDASAYRRLIGRFMYLTISRPYIIFAVTKLAQFMSDPRVPHLNAIHQILRYLKAAPGQGIFFSSNSKFNLSIYTDADWGSCLDTRRSTTGYCTFLGDSLISWKSKKQPVVSRSSTEAEYRAMANAACEVVWLTNLLRFMDITIESAMLFCDNLSAIQLASNPTFHERSKHVEIDCHFIREKVETGFLKLVHIPTKHQLADILTKAISKPQFLFLMSKLGTYNLYAPT, from the coding sequence ATGGAGATTCCTTTGGGGCATCCAAAACGAAATCAAGGACTTGTATGTCGACTTACTCGATCTCTATATGGCCTTAGACAAGCTTCCTGGCAGTGGTTTAACAAATTCTATTATACTCTCAAACAGCATGGTTTTCGCCAATGCAAGAGTGATTATTCTTTATTCTCTACAGGAGAAGGCTCCTCAATCACCTTTTTACTTGTCTATGTTGATGACATAATCATTGCCGGAGCAAACAATGATATGGTACAACAAATACAGCAAAGGCTTCAATCAGTCTTCAAGTTGAAAATCTTAGGAGATCTCAAATTTTTTCTGGGATTAGAGATTGCAAAATCCAGAAAAGAAATCTCACTTACACAGAGGAAGTATACTTTGTCTCTACTCGAAGACACCAATTTCCTACACTGCAAGCCAGCTTTGATTCCAATGGAAGCAAACATTAAACTGAGGGCCAAAGAAGGTGACAAGGTTGAAGATGCATCAGCCTATCGAAGATTGATTGGCCGATTCATGTATCTCACAATCTCCAGACCATACATAATATTTGCAGTGACAAAACTAGCCCAGTTTATGTCTGACCCAAGAGTTCCACACCTCAATGCAATCCACCAGATCTTAAGATATCTCAAAGCAGCACCGGGTCAAGGCATTTTTTTCTCCTCAAACTCGAAGTTCAACTTGTCAATCTACACTGATGCAGATTGGGGAAGCTGCCTCGATACTAGGAGGTCTACTACTGGCTATTGCACTTTCTTAGGGGATTCCTTAATTTCGTGGAAAAGCAAGAAGCAACCTGTTGTATCAAGAAGCTCAACAGAGGCCGAGTACAGGGCTATGGCCAATGCTGCTTGTGAAGTTGTTTGGCTGACCAATTTACTGAGGTTCATGGATATCACCATTGAGTCTGCCATGCTTTTTTGCGACAATCTTTCAGCTATTCAATTAGCCTCTAATCCAACCTTCCATGAAAGGTCCAAACATGTTGAGATAGATTGTCATTTCATTCGCGAGAAGGTTGAAACCGGGTTCCTCAAGTTAGTGCACATTCCAACCAAACATCAATTAGCCGATATTCTCACCAAGGCCATCTCAAAACCTCAATTCCTTTTCCTCATGTCCAAGTTAGGAACATACAATTTATATGCTCCAACTTGA
- the LOC107608934 gene encoding protein DA1-related 2-like isoform X2: MAPPSDINHFSHPCIYGDYSSSRSERRPSFMKWLSKLFKGGSNRGRGGRRLQEPDEENIAWRAPPRPFDDGSRAHNRENDDLGHAMSRSSAEDLKRPNGYNWGTDNDDYGKALQDSLNSSAYPPYNAAPYYPRDYRKICGGCNQEILYGNCLGCLDTYFHPDCFRCHACQYPITEREFSLSGKHPYHKSCFKELTHPKCEVCFQFIPINAAGLIEYRCHPFWSQKYCPSHEYDYTSRCCSCERLEPRNVKYYRLEDGRSLCMECMESAIIDTGDCQPLYHSIRDYYEGMNMKIGQQIPMLLVAREALNEAIVGEKNAVHHMPETRGICLSEEQTITSIHRKPRHGGHRRMTRTQNQMLVRRCEVTAILVLYGLPRLLTGAILAHELMHAWLRLKGYRNLNPEVEEGICQVLSYMWLESEVMPSTSAAAASSSYPSSSSSSSKKGAKSHVENKLGEFFLNQIANDSSPAYGGGFRAANEAVNKYGLRAILDHIRYTGLLPE; the protein is encoded by the exons ATGGCTCCTCCTTCAGATATCAATCACTTTTCTCATCCATGTATATATG GGGATTATAGTTCTTCACGCTCAGAGAGAAGGCCTAGTTTCATGAAATGGTTAAGTAAGCTTTTCAAAGGAGGGTCCAATAGAGGAAGAGGTGGCCGTCGCCTGCAAGAACCGGACGAGGAAAACATCGCTTGGCGCGCACCCCCTAGACCATTT GATGATGGTTCTAGAGCTCATAACAGGGAGAATGATGATCTCGGCCATGCGATGTCACGATCTTCAGCAGAAGATTTAAAGCGACCAAATG GATATAACTGGGGGACAGACAATGATGATTATGGAAAAGCACTTCAAGATAGTTTGAActcatctgcataccctccatatAATGCTGCTCCATATTACCCCAGAGATTATAG AAAAATATGTGGAGGGTGTAACCAAGAGATACTCTATGGAAATTGTTTGGGATGCTTGGATACTTATTTTCATCCAGATTGCTTTCGTTGTCACGCTTGTCAGTATCCCATTACCGAGCGCGAG TTTTCTTTGTCAGGGAAGCATCCATATCACAAGTCCTGTTTTAAAGAGTTGACTCACCCAAAATGTGAAGTTTGCTTCCAATTT ATTCCTATAAATGCTGCTGGATTGATTGAGTATAGGTGCCACCCTTTTTGGTCCCAAAAATACTGTCCATCTCATGAATATGATTATACATCTCGCTGCTGCAGTTGCGAAAGATTGGAG CCTCGGAATGTAAAATACTATAGACTTGAAGATGGAAGAAGTTTGTGCATGGAGTGCATGGAATCTGCGATAATAGACACTGGTGATTGCCAGCCTCTTTATCATTCTATCAGAGATTACTATGAAGGGATGAATATGAAAATAGGTCAACAAATTCCCATGCTTCTTGTGGCCAGAGAAGCACTCAATGAAGCTATTGTTGGGGAGAAAAAT GCTGTTCATCACATGCCAGAAACAAGGGGCATATGCCTTTCAGAAGAGCAGACTATCACCAGT ATACATAGAAAGCCAAGACATGGAGGCCATCGACGAATGACGAGAACTCAAAATCAAATGCTGGTTAGAAGATGTGAAGTTACAGCAATTCTTGTCCTATATGGTCTTCCAAG GCTACTCACAGGTGCCATCCTTGCACATGAGTTGATGCATGCATGGTTAAGACTTAAAG GTTACCGCAACCTTAATCCTGAAGTAGAGGAAGGTATATGTCAGGTTCTCTCATACATGTGGCTTGAGTCAGAAGTAATGCCATCAACATCTGCAGCAGCAGCATCATCATCTTATCCTTCTTCATCCTCCTCTTCCTCAAAGAAAGGAGCAAAGTCTCATGTTGAAAACAAGTTGGGAGAGTTTTTCTTGAATCAGATTGCAAATGATTCTTCCCCTGCTTATGGTGGTGGCTTTAGAGCTGCAAATGAAGCTGTTAATAAATATGGTTTACGTGCCATTCTTGACCATATTCGTTACACTGGTCTTCTACCAGAGTAG